The genomic DNA TAGCTTCGATTCCGCTTTCAGTGCCTGTCAAATCGCACATCTCACTGTCGGGACTGGAATAAATATCGACGAGACGTGTTAACGAGAGTTCGGGACGCATAACGCGAGAATCGCGCCCCGCCCGGACAGCCATGCTCGAAACGCCTGCAATGAGAGGCGGTTCGAAGCGCGGTCCGCTATTCGGGGTGAGCTGCGCTGCAAAGCTGGACGCCGTGGGCTTGTGCCGCGTTGCCGTCCTCGCGTAGAGCGCGATTTGACCAATCCGATTCTCCCGCTCTCGACATGAACATGGAACGCGTGTCTTTCCTCGGCAAACAGAATCCCACACTGACGCTGGCGCTCGCGGGCGGATTGGCGTTGATCGTGTTTCTGATCGATTCGTTCGGTCACTTTGCCACGGCGATCATGGTGTTGTACTCGATCGTCGTGATGCTGGTGGCCACCGTCCTGTCGCGCCGTGGCACACTGCTGGTCGCGATTGCCTGCATCTGGGCGACGGTGATCGGTTTTCTGATTGGACACCTCAACGAAGAGTCATTCTCCGCACTCGCGCGCGCCACGGTGGCCTGTCTGTCGATCCTCGCGACGACGGCGCTGACGTTGCGCATCCAGGCGGATGCCGCGCGTCTCGCGGAGCAGGTGCGCGAGCTGAACCAGACGCACGACGCGCTGAACCGTTCGACAACCGAGCTTGCGCATGCCACGCGCGTCACGATGCTCGGAGAACTGGCGGCGTCGATCGCTCATGAAGTCACTCAGCCGCTCGCCGCGATCACGACGCACGGCGAAGCGGGCCTGCGCTGGCTGCGGCGCGAAACACCCAATCTCGATGAAGCGTGCCACGCGTTCGAAGCCATGGTGAGCAATGCGCGGCGTTCAAGCGAGATCATCCGCCGCATACGCGCGCTGGCCCGCAAAAGCGAACCGACGTTTGCGCCGCTTGGCATCAATAGTCTCGTCGTCGAAACGATCGACTTGCTGGACCGCGAGGTCAAGCGATACGGCGCTGTCGTGAAGATGGACCTGTCGCCGGGCGAGTTGACGGTACACGGCGACCGCGTGCAATTGCAGCAGGTGCTGATCAATCTGGCCGTCAACGGATTGCAGGCGATGTCGTCGATTCAGGATCGGTCGCGCGAACTCAGGTTGCAGACACGCATCGAGGAAGGGAAGCGTGTCTCTATTACGGTCGAAGACTCCGGCGTGGGCATTTCACCCGAGGTCGCAGCGAAACTTTTTAGCGCTTTCTTTACGACGAAAACAGAGGGGATGGGTTTGGGCTTGTCGATCTGCCGGTCGATTGTCGAAGGACATGGCGGCTCCATCTCGTGCGTGACACCCTCGGCGCGCGGCGCAAGCATGGAAATCGCGCTTCCTGTGCCCGTTCTTGCCGGGGTGTAAGCCGCGCAAGATTACGTTGCTTTCGCGTGCTTGTCGCGAGTGAGTTTCTCGTGAACGTCCTGCGTGAGTCGGGCGATCTGTTCGGTGAGATCGCGCGTCAGCTCCGTTAGCTCGGTGTTCTGCCGCAGAAGCGCCTGCATTTGCCCGGCCTGATGCGCAAGCGCCTTGTCGCGCCGTTCCGCAGCAAGCGCCAATGCTTCGCGATGACGCGCGTCGGCGTCCGCATGCGCCTTGTCGCGATCGGCCTGACGCGTTTGAGCGAGCAGGATCAGCGGCGCTGCATAAGCCGATTGAAGGCTGAACGCCAGATTCAACAGAACGAACGGATACACGTCGAAACGTGTCACGCCGCACACGTTCAATCCAATCCATATAGCGACGATCAAGGTTTGTGACAACAGAAAAGTTGGCGTGCCGAAGAAGCGTGC from Paraburkholderia terrae includes the following:
- a CDS encoding sensor histidine kinase gives rise to the protein MERVSFLGKQNPTLTLALAGGLALIVFLIDSFGHFATAIMVLYSIVVMLVATVLSRRGTLLVAIACIWATVIGFLIGHLNEESFSALARATVACLSILATTALTLRIQADAARLAEQVRELNQTHDALNRSTTELAHATRVTMLGELAASIAHEVTQPLAAITTHGEAGLRWLRRETPNLDEACHAFEAMVSNARRSSEIIRRIRALARKSEPTFAPLGINSLVVETIDLLDREVKRYGAVVKMDLSPGELTVHGDRVQLQQVLINLAVNGLQAMSSIQDRSRELRLQTRIEEGKRVSITVEDSGVGISPEVAAKLFSAFFTTKTEGMGLGLSICRSIVEGHGGSISCVTPSARGASMEIALPVPVLAGV
- a CDS encoding DUF1003 domain-containing protein, with protein sequence MRETLCIGYSIPAFISTIMESNIKGLASQGDKSADHIEHDEQPRDHLRFQLPHAHLSTVFGNDWFALKAESFARFFGTPTFLLSQTLIVAIWIGLNVCGVTRFDVYPFVLLNLAFSLQSAYAAPLILLAQTRQADRDKAHADADARHREALALAAERRDKALAHQAGQMQALLRQNTELTELTRDLTEQIARLTQDVHEKLTRDKHAKAT